A segment of the Lolium perenne isolate Kyuss_39 chromosome 3, Kyuss_2.0, whole genome shotgun sequence genome:
TCAAAACAACAATTGTATCTTGAAACTTTGACATCATACCTAAGAAAGCGAAGCTCCAAAGTGCACATGTCAAGATTGGACAAATCCCATCACCCGGTTCGAAATAGTTGTCCAAAaaaagatgtatctagacatgttttagtgtgtagatacatctatTTTGAGATGGGAGTACCATTTGTTCCCACCAATGACATCAACGCCTCTATCGACACACAATGCGTCTCTAGGGCTTCGACGGATCCTATCAATGCTACATATCGATCACGCCCAGATAGCCAAGATAACCTCCTCTTGTTCTATCCACAACAATTGGTAGTGCTCGAGGGCGATGATACCATGGCCAAGGACTAGTGCAACCGCCTCCTCATCAACGTCTCCACCGGTCGCTTTGTCAAGCTGGTTCTACAAAAGGACCAACAATCACACCCTCCTAGAGGTGTCAATCATCCTTCACATTCTAAACATCAAAGGCACCGATAGTAGATACACACCCCGACATTTTTTTAGCGCACCGCAAGTTCTTCTCGGTCCTGCCCGCCCAACACCAAACTACACCCACTTCCGTGAAGCCACATTCATATCTTGATCGCTGCAGAAGAATGCCTCGGTGAAATTGTTGTTCAAAGAGAAAAAAAGCTAACATAGACAAGCATGTTCAATTTGGATCTGGCCGATATCTGCCCTACCGAGTGAGGAGGATGTGTATCTTAATCACGTGAATGCCGTTTTAATTGAAAGGCTCTATATACCGTTGGTTTGCATCGAATATAGTGAACTACCGAAGGAGGACATCCCGAAGTATACTTCCCCTTCCAAAAGAAATCTTGATCTTTAGGACGAAAGCAAGAAGAGCAGTTGCGGGTAACAAACCAACAGTACGCCCATAGACAGTCTTTTCAAGCGAAAACAGGTTAAACTTGGCTAATATACTGATTAGATCTGCAGTGGCGCGTGATGCTATGTACAAATTGTTGGGTCAAATGACATTGGAGTTTTGGCAAAACCTTCTTACTTTTCGAATTTTATATAATAACCTCTAGATGTTTAAGACGACATATATATTGATCTCGCAGCTCTCAGGACGTCCCTGCACCACGGCACTACAGTGGTCGTTGCCATGTAACGGCCGAGTTAGATTTTCTAGGTCTATAGACTATAGAGAACGGGCCAATCGTATATATAAGTTCTGACTCGAACTGTCTCGCTCGTCAAACACCTAATATAACCATGATTGATTACTCATTCGATGTGAAAGGTGCGGAATGATGCTCAGAACCTTAGGGCATTCTATTCGTATTCATTCCAGGGTCGTACTGTATATAATCTTTTACTCACAACATATATATTTTTGGCCGTTATCTTGTTGTTTTATTTGTGTTTTTTAGATCAAGCGACGGTTATCTTGGTACATATTTACGCAAGTTGCGCAACAGAAAACACATGCCACAGTTTAGCTAGTACTAGTATGAATTTAATTGAACAGTAGTGGTTGAACTCTTCTAGTTTTCTGAAATGTGGATGAGAGTGAGGCTATATATGCTTGGTCAACTTGCTCAGTGCCTTAGCGCTCGATATAAACCCTTCGCCGGCCGGGAGAGCACTGCACAACTGGAACGGTGGAACCTTTTGTTCGGTTCTTTCGCTAACTGCATTCTGGTCTTCTGCTCCCTCCTGCCTTATTTTAGGATCGACCGATGGGGAGGTCACCGTGCTGCGACAAGGCGAGTGTGAAGCGGGGGCCGTGGTCGCGAGAGGAGGACGCCGTCCTCCGGAGCTTCATCCAGAGGTTCGCTAATGCCGGGAACTGGATCACGCTGCCACAGAAAGCAGGTACCGTATATAGTTGATCTGAGGGGGAGGGAAGAACGCCCTTGCAGGACAAAATGTTTGCCGGCCCTTGCTTAGGTTTCTTTTCATTTGCTTCCACCGTACACACTTGTACAATACTGTACAATACAGTACAGACTTGTACAGTACCGTACACACTTGTGCAGTACAGTACAGTACCACGTGTTTAGTGGTGAGGTGAGGTCAAAAGCTTGTGTCTATCCCTTGAATAATTTCTTAAGCTAGAGTTTGGTGTAACTGGAATATCTGAGTTGTAACGACTCTGTCGAGCTAGCTATGTTGGTTGACGCTTGACAGAGTTTACGTACTTAATTGACACAGTCACGTCACATACCCACGTAAGCTTATCATTGTTCTTTGTCTTCTGGTTACTGGTAATTGTTAACTCACCTAGAATCTTAGTTTGCGTACGGCAGACGTGAGCATGTGCCTGTCTGACTCTGCATCTCTTCCTGTCAGGGCTTAGACGCTGCGGCAAGAGCTGCCGTCTCCGGTGGCTCAACTACCTCCGCCCGGCGCTCCGGCACGGCggcttcaccgaggaggaggacagcCTCATATTGTCCCTCTACGGCGAGATCGGGAGCAAGTATAGATGCCTAGCTACATGCATGCATCTTCAGTAACATTTGATGATAGCTGAACTAACTATCTCGCGTGGTTTGCAACCAGGTGGTCGGTGATCGCGGCCAAGCTCCGCGGCCGGACAGACAACGACGTCAAGAATTACTGGAACAccaagctcaagaagaggtacatGCTGACCACAGCGCCATCAACTCCTGCTACCGGAGGCGACAGCCCGTCCGGAGGTGATCAAACACCTCTCCCGGCAACTCCTCCGGCGGTCGTCAATCTCGACACAGCCCTCACCACGGTCGATGAAGACGACGGGGACCTCACGCACGAATCGGAGCGGCTATACGCGGAGCTCATGGGTCTCATCGACCAGAAGTCCACCAGCAGTTCTTGTCCGTCCACCGGAGAGTCGATGTcgtcatcgccaccgccaccgccgggaACAAGTCCGTCCGCCACTGGTTCTGCTGGTAGCGCTAGCAGCACTACGTGGCCCGTGGACGTGGATGACACAACACCGTTGTATGAGTGTAGCGGGAGAAGCTCGGTTGAACTTCATGGTGCTAGCGATGCTCACGCTTTCGCTGCGGCGGCCAGCTGGCTCGACTCCTTCCAAGACTTATTGGCCTCATCTTACGACGAGCTCATAGCTTTGCAACTCGCAAGAGCTGCAGTCATGCTATGAACGAATTGGT
Coding sequences within it:
- the LOC127338579 gene encoding transcription factor MYB58-like, producing MGRSPCCDKASVKRGPWSREEDAVLRSFIQRFANAGNWITLPQKAGLRRCGKSCRLRWLNYLRPALRHGGFTEEEDSLILSLYGEIGSKWSVIAAKLRGRTDNDVKNYWNTKLKKRYMLTTAPSTPATGGDSPSGGDQTPLPATPPAVVNLDTALTTVDEDDGDLTHESERLYAELMGLIDQKSTSSSCPSTGESMSSSPPPPPGTSPSATGSAGSASSTTWPVDVDDTTPLYECSGRSSVELHGASDAHAFAAAASWLDSFQDLLASSYDELIALQLARAAVML